Proteins from one Brevibacillus humidisoli genomic window:
- a CDS encoding alpha/beta hydrolase has product MQQATFQIGPHKMFARIAGNGNEDVVFLHGIPTNSLLWMQIIPSLSAKYRVIAPDLLGYGQSGRAAAKELDLPKQAKYVIGILDQLGVQSAHIVGHDLGGGIAQILAVRYPERVKSMVVVDGVCFSNWPLPPVVALRYPTAPEFEPTPQFIERMLRVGTYHQDLVTPQWVEAFVFPFSHPGGADELQQASLALEHHQTEELVPYLPSIRVPVTLMWGQHDRFLPAYWGARLQEVIPHSHFRVLPQCGHYSMIDNPLLFSQELLQHLQRSAPVVGQNVYVGQ; this is encoded by the coding sequence ATGCAACAAGCAACCTTTCAAATCGGTCCCCACAAAATGTTTGCTCGTATCGCCGGGAACGGGAATGAAGACGTCGTTTTTTTACATGGCATTCCAACAAATTCGCTGCTTTGGATGCAAATCATTCCTTCCTTATCCGCAAAATACCGGGTTATTGCACCAGACCTGCTGGGCTATGGCCAATCTGGAAGAGCAGCAGCCAAAGAGTTAGACCTTCCCAAACAAGCAAAATATGTCATTGGAATACTTGATCAATTGGGTGTTCAATCTGCACACATCGTCGGACACGATCTGGGAGGGGGAATCGCGCAGATTTTGGCCGTTCGTTATCCTGAAAGAGTAAAGAGCATGGTTGTAGTAGACGGGGTCTGCTTTAGCAACTGGCCGCTGCCTCCCGTTGTCGCTTTGCGATATCCTACCGCACCAGAGTTTGAGCCGACACCCCAGTTTATTGAACGAATGCTGCGAGTGGGTACTTATCACCAGGATCTGGTAACACCCCAATGGGTTGAAGCTTTTGTTTTTCCTTTCTCCCATCCGGGGGGTGCTGATGAATTACAACAGGCATCTCTGGCTCTTGAGCATCATCAAACGGAAGAACTTGTCCCCTATTTGCCAAGCATTCGGGTCCCGGTAACCTTAATGTGGGGGCAGCATGACCGTTTCCTTCCCGCATACTGGGGAGCCCGTCTGCAGGAGGTGATCCCACATTCGCATTTTCGAGTACTCCCCCAATGTGGTCACTACTCCATGATCGACAATCCGCTTTTATTCTCCCAGGAGCTGTTGCAGCATCTGCAAAGAAGCGCACCTGTTGTGGGACAAAACGTTTACGTCGGACAGTAA
- a CDS encoding 2-oxoglutarate dehydrogenase E1 component, translating to MDDQNNGRELPWQKFYGTNLGYIVEKYEQYANNPYSIEESLRELFDQWGPPPLSLGEGMSAEYSSVSPRLTDQISLLKKAVETEKLVQNIRTYGHLAAKINTFSEKEDVRIALLDPDEYQLSEHDLEAISAEYIWPDAPRHVRTAKDAVRYLRGVYTDTLAFQFSHVYNVEERNWLYRMVESGEVIRRPSTEQRVALLKRLTEVEGFERFLHRTFVGQKRFSIEGLDMLVPMLDELIRQGVDGGASNILIGMAHRGRLNVLAHVLGKPYKTIFSEFLQTPNKELVPSEGSMGINYGWTGDVKYHPGADRQIEKTDAIRARITLANNPSHLEFVNPVVVGFTRAAQEQRQSAGLPKQDVTRAFAVLIHGDAAFPGEGIVAETFNLSRLRGYHTGGTIHIIANNQLGFTTDSGDSRSTIYASDLAKGFEIPIVHVNADDPEACLQAARLAIEYRKRFHKDFLIDLIGYRRLGHNEMDDPAVTQPQLYAKVGTHPGVRRQYDQRLQSEGLITSAQVEEMEKMVQDRLHREYEELKKQLETGRESDQDGMVHAAERPLPPDEVVYGLPDVHTAVSLDVLREINQHLLKWPEGFTINPKLERVLKRRAEALEEGGKVDWALAETLAFASILADGTPIRITGQDTERGTFAQRHLILHDSKTGERFAPLQVLPQARASFAIYNSPLSEASVLGFEYGYDVFAQNTLVLWEAQYGDFVNAAQVMIDTFLAAGRAKWGQKSNLVLLLPHGYEGQGPEHSNARPERFLQLAAENNWIVANMSSAAQYFHILRRQAAIVGKHEARPLIIMTPKSLLRNQRVASPGSALSEGTFAAVIEQSKPKEQADQAERLVLCSGKIAIDLEEELESRRNRGALPYGLHLMRVEQLYPFPEEEIKTVVGRCKRLREIVWVQEEPRNMGAWTYLEPRLRNIAPEQVAVRYIGRPRRSSPAEGQPDLHKIEQNRILQEALHPIGSKLPNEGGDTRDRN from the coding sequence ATGGACGATCAAAACAATGGGAGAGAATTACCGTGGCAGAAATTTTACGGTACCAATCTTGGCTATATTGTTGAAAAATACGAGCAGTACGCCAATAACCCCTACTCCATTGAAGAGTCGCTGAGGGAGCTGTTTGATCAGTGGGGGCCTCCGCCACTATCTCTTGGCGAAGGCATGTCTGCCGAGTATAGTAGCGTCTCGCCTCGGTTGACAGATCAGATCTCTCTTCTAAAAAAAGCGGTAGAGACTGAAAAGCTGGTGCAGAATATTCGTACATATGGCCATTTGGCCGCCAAGATCAATACGTTTTCGGAAAAAGAAGATGTTCGCATCGCCCTCTTGGATCCGGACGAATACCAGCTCAGCGAACATGATCTGGAGGCCATTTCAGCTGAGTATATTTGGCCGGACGCGCCGCGCCATGTTCGTACGGCAAAGGATGCGGTCCGTTACCTGCGGGGCGTATACACCGATACGTTGGCTTTTCAATTCTCTCACGTCTACAACGTCGAAGAGCGAAACTGGTTGTACAGGATGGTGGAATCGGGAGAAGTGATTCGTAGGCCATCAACGGAACAACGTGTGGCGCTGCTGAAACGGCTCACAGAGGTGGAAGGCTTTGAACGGTTTCTCCACCGCACTTTTGTAGGGCAAAAGCGGTTTTCTATCGAGGGACTGGATATGTTGGTACCCATGCTTGATGAGTTGATTCGCCAGGGGGTAGATGGCGGGGCATCCAACATCCTGATCGGGATGGCTCATCGCGGCCGGCTAAACGTTTTGGCCCACGTGCTGGGGAAACCGTACAAAACCATTTTCTCCGAATTTCTGCAAACGCCGAATAAAGAACTGGTGCCATCCGAAGGGTCAATGGGGATCAATTACGGCTGGACCGGTGATGTGAAATATCACCCGGGGGCGGATCGGCAGATCGAAAAGACGGATGCGATCCGTGCGCGGATCACCTTGGCGAATAATCCCAGCCACCTGGAGTTTGTCAACCCCGTCGTGGTGGGATTTACGCGCGCCGCTCAGGAGCAACGACAGTCGGCCGGCCTGCCCAAACAAGACGTGACACGGGCGTTCGCCGTGTTAATCCACGGCGATGCCGCATTTCCCGGCGAAGGGATAGTGGCGGAGACCTTTAATCTAAGCCGGCTTCGCGGCTATCATACGGGGGGCACCATTCACATCATCGCCAACAATCAGCTGGGATTCACTACGGACAGCGGGGATTCCCGCTCCACCATTTACGCCAGCGATCTAGCAAAAGGTTTCGAAATCCCGATTGTTCACGTCAATGCCGATGATCCGGAGGCGTGCCTGCAGGCCGCTCGTCTTGCCATCGAATACCGCAAGCGATTCCACAAGGATTTTCTAATCGACTTAATCGGTTACCGACGGCTCGGACACAATGAGATGGATGACCCGGCGGTCACACAGCCTCAGCTATATGCCAAGGTTGGCACCCACCCAGGAGTCCGCCGTCAGTATGACCAGAGATTGCAATCGGAAGGGTTAATCACTTCGGCACAAGTCGAAGAGATGGAAAAAATGGTACAAGACCGTCTGCATAGGGAGTATGAAGAGCTGAAGAAGCAGTTGGAGACCGGACGGGAGTCTGATCAAGACGGGATGGTGCATGCAGCGGAACGCCCGTTGCCCCCGGATGAGGTCGTCTATGGGCTGCCTGACGTACACACGGCCGTTTCACTTGATGTTCTCCGTGAGATCAATCAACATTTGCTGAAATGGCCGGAGGGGTTTACGATCAATCCCAAACTGGAGCGCGTTTTAAAGCGTCGGGCGGAAGCGTTGGAGGAAGGGGGGAAAGTGGACTGGGCTTTGGCGGAGACGCTTGCTTTTGCCAGTATCCTGGCCGACGGAACACCGATTCGCATCACCGGCCAGGATACGGAACGAGGCACTTTTGCCCAGCGCCATCTGATTCTGCATGACAGCAAGACCGGAGAACGGTTTGCCCCTTTGCAAGTCCTTCCCCAGGCGCGGGCGTCGTTTGCCATTTACAACAGTCCGTTGTCGGAAGCGTCCGTTTTGGGCTTTGAATATGGATATGACGTGTTCGCGCAAAATACACTGGTTCTATGGGAAGCACAATACGGTGATTTCGTCAATGCCGCGCAGGTCATGATCGACACCTTCCTTGCCGCGGGCAGGGCCAAATGGGGGCAAAAATCGAATCTTGTCCTGCTTCTGCCCCACGGATATGAAGGACAGGGACCCGAGCATTCCAACGCCCGTCCGGAACGGTTCCTGCAGTTGGCTGCGGAAAACAACTGGATAGTGGCCAACATGTCGAGCGCAGCGCAATACTTCCATATTTTGCGCAGGCAGGCGGCGATTGTAGGGAAACATGAGGCTCGCCCGCTCATCATCATGACGCCGAAAAGTTTGCTGCGCAACCAGCGTGTCGCTTCCCCCGGTTCAGCTTTGAGCGAAGGAACATTTGCTGCCGTAATCGAACAGTCGAAGCCGAAGGAGCAAGCAGACCAGGCTGAGCGGCTGGTTCTGTGCAGCGGCAAAATCGCGATTGATCTTGAGGAGGAGCTAGAGTCCAGACGAAATCGCGGGGCGCTTCCCTACGGGCTGCATCTGATGCGCGTAGAACAGCTGTACCCCTTTCCAGAGGAAGAAATAAAGACAGTGGTGGGCCGCTGCAAACGATTAAGGGAAATCGTCTGGGTACAGGAAGAGCCGCGCAACATGGGTGCCTGGACGTATTTGGAACCGAGGCTGAGAAACATCGCCCCTGAGCAGGTGGCTGTTCGCTATATCGGCCGCCCTCGGCGGTCCAGTCCAGCCGAGGGTCAACCGGATCTGCACAAGATAGAACAAAACCGTATTCTCCAGGAAGCCCTGCATCCCATCGGTTCAAAACTGCCCAACGAAGGAGGCGACACCCGTGATCGAAATTAA
- the odhB gene encoding 2-oxoglutarate dehydrogenase complex dihydrolipoyllysine-residue succinyltransferase, whose translation MIEIKVPELAESITEGTISQWFISEGDRVSQGQLLVELETDKVNVEINAEHDGVAEKILSQAGDNVEVGQVIAILKESAESQQPEGADQSADQPAVSSAAVPADERETEEKPGRDEPGERDSRNRPTATPAARKLARQLGIDLGQVQTRDPLGRVAVEDIMAHSSAKTIPSPQDVPAGTETVRLEHAARPDNDRTHVEASEPAIAPDKPVERLRMSRRRQTIAKRLVEAQRTAAMLTTFNEVDMTAILDLRRRRQDAFTKQHGVRLGFMSFFTKAVIGALKAFPMLNAEIQGDEILLKRYYDIGIAVSTDKGLVVPVVRNGDSLSFAEIEREILTLAEKARDNTLSLSDLQDGTFSITNGGIFGSLLSTPILNTPQVGILGMHKIQTRPVAVDKDRMENRPMMYVALSYDHRIVDGKEAVSFLVKVKELLEDPENLLLEG comes from the coding sequence GTGATCGAAATTAAAGTACCGGAGCTTGCAGAATCCATTACGGAAGGAACCATCTCCCAGTGGTTCATATCAGAAGGCGATCGCGTAAGTCAGGGGCAACTCCTGGTTGAGTTGGAAACGGACAAGGTAAACGTAGAGATCAACGCGGAGCACGACGGGGTGGCAGAGAAGATCCTGAGCCAAGCGGGAGACAACGTTGAAGTAGGACAGGTCATTGCAATACTAAAGGAAAGTGCCGAGTCACAGCAGCCTGAGGGGGCTGACCAATCCGCCGATCAACCCGCTGTGTCGTCCGCTGCAGTACCAGCGGATGAACGGGAGACGGAAGAAAAACCTGGTCGCGACGAGCCTGGTGAGCGAGATTCCCGCAACAGGCCGACTGCTACCCCTGCCGCGAGAAAGCTGGCCAGACAGCTGGGGATAGACTTGGGACAAGTGCAAACACGGGATCCTTTGGGCAGGGTCGCCGTAGAGGATATCATGGCTCACTCTTCGGCCAAAACAATACCATCACCACAGGATGTACCAGCGGGCACTGAGACCGTTCGCCTTGAACATGCAGCACGGCCAGACAACGATCGTACGCATGTCGAGGCATCCGAGCCAGCTATTGCCCCCGACAAACCTGTGGAGCGTCTCCGCATGTCAAGGCGCAGACAGACGATCGCAAAAAGGTTGGTCGAAGCACAGCGGACGGCAGCGATGCTTACGACCTTCAATGAAGTGGACATGACTGCGATTCTCGATCTCCGCCGCCGTCGTCAGGATGCATTCACAAAACAACACGGTGTACGGCTCGGGTTTATGTCCTTTTTTACCAAAGCAGTGATTGGCGCTTTAAAGGCGTTTCCCATGCTAAACGCTGAGATTCAAGGCGACGAGATCCTGCTCAAGCGATATTACGACATCGGAATTGCCGTTTCCACCGACAAGGGGCTGGTAGTACCCGTTGTCCGCAACGGCGACAGCCTCTCTTTTGCCGAGATTGAACGGGAGATTCTCACCCTTGCGGAAAAGGCCAGAGACAATACCCTCAGTCTGTCCGACCTGCAGGACGGAACGTTTTCGATCACGAACGGGGGGATCTTCGGCTCACTGCTGTCCACGCCCATCCTGAACACCCCACAGGTCGGCATCCTGGGCATGCACAAGATTCAAACACGCCCGGTAGCTGTTGACAAAGACAGGATGGAGAATCGTCCGATGATGTACGTAGCCCTCTCCTACGATCACCGCATCGTGGACGGAAAGGAAGCGGTGAGCTTTCTCGTTAAGGTAAAAGAACTGCTGGAAGATCCTGAAAATCTACTGCTGGAAGGGTAG
- a CDS encoding spore coat protein: MNTVVENLTGMNVMTDQVIATDLLFAAKSGIRNYAVAITETASPEVRATLRKHLEDGIAYHEKVTNYMVEKGWYHPYNPQQQLDLVLKSADTALHVSRQ; this comes from the coding sequence TTGAACACAGTGGTAGAAAACTTAACTGGTATGAATGTGATGACAGATCAGGTTATTGCTACGGATCTTTTGTTCGCTGCAAAGAGCGGCATTCGCAATTATGCAGTGGCCATCACTGAAACAGCTTCTCCGGAAGTGCGGGCAACGCTTCGCAAGCATTTGGAAGACGGGATCGCCTACCATGAAAAAGTGACAAATTACATGGTGGAAAAAGGATGGTACCACCCCTACAATCCGCAGCAACAGTTGGATTTGGTCTTAAAGAGCGCGGACACAGCACTCCATGTCTCTCGCCAATAG